A stretch of the Cyprinus carpio isolate SPL01 chromosome B4, ASM1834038v1, whole genome shotgun sequence genome encodes the following:
- the LOC109055745 gene encoding tetraspanin-12-like → MAREDSVKCLRCLLYALNFLFWLMALCVLGVSACLRDHLNNVLTLTADTRLEEAAVLTYSPVVHPVVIAVCCFLIIVAMVGYCGTLKCNLLLLSWYFGSLMVIFCVELASGVWTYDEPMVQRSDMISLKSRMPHFGLQRYQWLTHAWNSIQTELKCCGVIYFTDWLEMTEMEWPPDSCCSNQYPGCARHAHYNDLSDLYQEGCGPKIYSFIRGTKQLQVLRFLGVSIGVAQILAMTLTVTLLWALYYDHKPPDPASPDAFIQTHSPAEDTQMPSHSHPRAPEAWANTPANGLTQFEMEQLS, encoded by the exons ATGGCTCGGGAGGATTCGGTGAAGTGTCTGCGCTGTCTGCTCTACGCGCTCAACTTTCTCTTCTGG cttATGGCCCTGTGTGTGCTGGGAGTGTCTGCCTGCCTCAGGGATCACCTGAACAATGTGCTCACCTTAACCGCGGACACCAG aCTGGAGGAGGCAGCCGTTCTCACATACTCCCCCGTCGTCCATCCTGTCGTCATCGCCGTGTGCTGTTTTCTAATCATCGTGGCTATGGTGGGCTACTGCGGGACACTCAAGTGCAATCTGCTCCTACTGTCTTGG TATTTTGGCAGTCTGATGGTGATATTCTGCGTGGAGCTGGCCAGCGGAGTGTGGACGTACGACGAG CCTATGGTACAGAGATCTGATATGATAAGTCTAAAGTCACGTATGCCTCATTTCGGCCTGCAGCGCTACCAGTGGCTCACACATGCCTGGAACTCTATACAAACAGAG TTGAAGTGTTGTGGAGTGATCTACTTCACTGACTGGCTGGAAATGACAGAGATGGAGTGGCCACCTGACTCCTGCTGCTCCAATCAGTATCCAGGATGTGCCCGCCATGCCCACTACAATGACCTCAGTGACCTTTACCAGGAG gGTTGTGGACCCAAGATCTACAGTTTTATCCGGGGCACTAAGCAGCTGCAGGTGTTGAGGTTCTTGGGCGTGTCGATCGGCGTGGCTCAGATCTTAGCCATGACGTTGACTGTGACACTCCTATGGGCCCTCTATTACGACCACAAACCACCTGACCCAGCATCCccggatgcttttatccaaacacACAGCCCCGCAGAAGACACTCAGATGCCCAGCCACTCACATCCACGAGCGCCTGAGGCCTGGGCCAACACGCCTGCTAATGGACTCACCCAGTTTGAGATGGAGCAACTTTCCTAG